ACATAAGACCCCATGCTGCTTCCTGGTCGCACCTGCTGAGGAAAACAACCTCAGGTAACCAATGACTACTGTGTTGGTGTAAAAGGCAACAAGCTGTTCTTAGCAGATGTTCTGTTTGCCACACATTGAATGAACACAAACTCAATGCACGGACAGCTGTTACACACATCATAGATTGATTGAATGTAGATTGCTGTGTTTAGGGAGTTCGATGGCGGCTCAGACCTACACACTGGGATCACAGACACTAATGGTAGGTTCCGTTTTTTCACCCATACTGTAACGGTACATGCTACAAACTTCCCTTCACAATTTACTCAATGGAAAGTTAACATTACTGACATCAAAATGTCATTAGGACTAAAACTGGATAAGCCTAATACTGACAGTCAATGTGTTTGTTCTATAGGAGTGGTGTTCAACTACACTAAGCCAGGGGTCCGGCAGGACCAGCGAGGCTGGGAGATGTGTATCAGTATTCCCCTGATCCAACCAGACATGTTTAACCTTCTCAACCAGTGGGACCAATACCTCAACAAGTTCTCAGACGCTGAGATGTGGGACCCAGCATACAAAAGGTGCACCTTAGTATTGAACTTTAAGATCCTATTACTGTATTACCCACAGAGGAACAGTTGCTAAAGTCTCTATtactgacagaggaacagttgTTCAAGtctattactgtattactgacagaggaacagttgTTAGTCtctattactgtattactgacagaggaacagttgCTAAAGTCtctattactgtattactgacagaggaacagttgTTCAAGtctattactgtattactgacagaggaacagttgTTAAAGtctattactgtattactgacagaggaacagttgTTAAAGTCtctattactgtattactgacagaggaacagttgTTAAAGtctattactgtattactgacagaggaacagttgTTAAAGTCTCTATTACTGTATTACCGACAGAGGAACAGTTGTTAAAGTCTCTATTACTTTATtactgacagaggaacagttgTTAAAGTCtctattactgtattactgacagaggaacagttgTTAAAGTCTATATTACTGTATTGCTGACAGAGGAACAGTTGTTTTAGCATTGAGGTAAAGGTACTGTAATAAACATGTTTATCTTCTGGTCTTGTAGGTTTAATAAGGAGACGCACAACTGCTACAACtacactctgatgtttctaaaCCGTGTGCTAGCAACACAGGGGAAAGGCTCTCTGACCAAAGACCAGTTCACTCAGAGCTTTGTCCTGCCCAAGATCAAGAGAGCCTGTAAATACACCACAATGTGCAGGGAGATATCACAGAACTACTTCTATATAGCGGACAGTCCTGTTAGAGTGATGGAGgaagaaagtggaggagagaaggcTTGACTGTTTGATACAAGACAGAGACTGAGGCAGCCACAGTGCTACACAGAACATGAGTTAAAAtgaccatcatcccagaaaccctggatccatagatgatgcaatctctattgcactccacactgcccattcCCACATGGTTATcacaactgggaatacagatatgtacagtagaagtcgtaagtttacactcacttaggttggagtgattaaaacttgtttttcaaccactccacgaatttcttgttaacaaactatagttttggtaagtcagttaagacatctactttgtgcatgacacgagtaattttttcaacaattgtttacagacagattatttcacttataattcactgtatcacaattccagtgggctagaagtttacatacactaagttgactgtgcctttaaacagtttggaaaattccagaaaattatgtcatggctttagaagcttctgataggctaattgacatcatctgagtcaattggaggtgtacctgtggatgtatttcaaaggcttcaaattcagtgcctctttgcttgacatcatgggaaaatcaaaggaaatcagccaagacctcagaaaacaaaattgtagacctccacaagtctggttcatcctttggagcaatttccaaacacctgaaggtaccacgttcatctgaacaaacaatagtatgcaagtataaacaccatgggaccacgcagccatcataccgctcaggtggGAGActcgttcggtctcctagagatgaacctgaaaggccgctcagcaaggaagaaaccactgctccaaaaccgccataaaaaagctagactacggtttgcaactgcacatagggacaaagatcgtactttttggagaactgtcctctggtctgatgaaaaaaaaatagaactgtttggccataatgacaatcgttatgtttggaggaaaaagtgggatgcttgcaagccgtagaacaccatcccaagtgtgaagcacgggggtggcagcatcacgttgttggggtgctttgctgcaggaggggctggtgcacttcacaaaatagatggcatcatgaggtaggaaaattatgtggatattttgaagcaacatctcaagacatcagtcaggaagttaaagcttggtcgcaaatgggtcttccaaatggacaatgacctcaagcatacttccaaacttgtggcaaaatggcttaaggacaacaaagtcaaggtattggagtggccatcacaaagccctgacctcaatcccatagataaTTTTtaggcagaactgaaagtgtgtgcgagcaaagaggcctacaaacctgattcagttacaccagctctgacaggaggaatgggccaaaattcacccaaattattgtgggaagcttgcggaaggctacctgaaacatttgacccaagttaaacaatttaaagacaatgctaccaaatactaatttggtgtatgtaaacatctgacccactgggaatgtgatgaaaaaaataaaagctgaaataaatcattctcgttactattattctgacatttcacattcttaaaattaagtggtgatcctaactgacctaagacagggaatttttactaggat
This region of Oncorhynchus tshawytscha isolate Ot180627B linkage group LG25, Otsh_v2.0, whole genome shotgun sequence genomic DNA includes:
- the LOC112255386 gene encoding MKRN2 opposite strand protein; amino-acid sequence: MEEKSVIKFSHCQKDIFCFFIPEKCPECGVSFSSGRLEEAPIRIPNPFSNGHKTPCCFLVAPAEENNLREFDGGSDLHTGITDTNGVVFNYTKPGVRQDQRGWEMCISIPLIQPDMFNLLNQWDQYLNKFSDAEMWDPAYKRCKGTVINMFIFWSCRFNKETHNCYNYTLMFLNRVLATQGKGSLTKDQFTQSFVLPKIKRACKYTTMCREISQNYFYIADSPVRVMEEESGGEKA